Proteins encoded within one genomic window of Sphingomonas sp. KRR8:
- a CDS encoding CaiB/BaiF CoA-transferase family protein, with the protein MKPLAGVKVLDLSRVLAGPWCTQLLADLGADVIKIERPGEGDDTRHWGPPWAGEGEAEIAAYFLAANRGKRSAAIDFGKPEGAAVVRQLAGRADVVVENFKVGGLAKFGLDAATLRAAHSRLIVASITGFGQDGPYAARAGYDYIIQGMSGFMSVTGRPDGEPGGGPMRAGVAVVDLFTGMYTANAILAALVRRGVSGEGAHIDSALFDVSLAVLANQASNYLASGREPGRQGVGHPNLVPYQPFETADRPLIIAVGNDRQFAKLAELLGAPEWAGDPRFATNPARVSNRDLLIPMIEERLSKRDALEWSAQLDAAGIPAGPINGIGQALTDAQAVHRGMTRELGGYRMSGSPLRLDGERMESDMPPPRLGQHTDGVLAELGATRAEIDQWRSAGVIG; encoded by the coding sequence ATGAAGCCGTTAGCAGGCGTAAAGGTCCTCGACCTGTCGCGTGTGCTCGCCGGACCGTGGTGCACGCAGCTGCTGGCAGACTTGGGCGCGGACGTAATCAAGATAGAGCGGCCGGGGGAAGGCGATGACACTCGCCATTGGGGGCCGCCATGGGCAGGAGAGGGCGAGGCTGAAATCGCCGCCTACTTCCTTGCAGCGAACCGTGGCAAACGCTCGGCAGCGATCGACTTCGGAAAGCCCGAGGGGGCCGCCGTGGTTCGCCAGCTTGCCGGTCGTGCGGACGTGGTGGTCGAGAACTTCAAGGTCGGCGGACTTGCAAAATTCGGACTGGATGCCGCGACCCTGCGGGCGGCGCACTCACGGCTGATCGTCGCCTCCATAACCGGCTTCGGTCAGGACGGACCCTATGCCGCCCGCGCGGGCTACGACTACATCATCCAGGGCATGAGCGGATTCATGAGCGTCACGGGCCGTCCCGACGGCGAGCCCGGTGGTGGACCGATGCGTGCGGGCGTAGCGGTGGTCGACCTTTTCACCGGCATGTACACCGCCAATGCCATCCTTGCCGCGCTGGTCCGCCGCGGAGTGAGCGGCGAGGGCGCCCACATTGACAGTGCCCTGTTCGACGTCAGCCTTGCCGTGCTCGCAAATCAGGCGAGCAACTATCTCGCCAGCGGGCGCGAGCCGGGTCGCCAGGGTGTCGGCCACCCGAACCTCGTACCTTACCAACCGTTCGAAACGGCCGACCGCCCACTGATCATCGCGGTAGGCAACGACCGCCAGTTCGCAAAGCTGGCCGAATTGCTCGGAGCACCGGAGTGGGCCGGGGATCCGCGGTTCGCCACCAATCCCGCCCGCGTCAGCAACCGCGACCTTCTTATCCCCATGATCGAGGAGCGGTTGAGCAAGCGTGACGCGCTCGAATGGTCCGCGCAACTGGACGCGGCCGGCATTCCCGCTGGCCCGATCAATGGGATAGGTCAGGCGCTTACGGACGCTCAGGCAGTTCATCGCGGGATGACCCGCGAGCTCGGCGGTTATCGAATGTCAGGCTCACCCCTCCGCCTCGATGGCGAACGGATGGAGTCCGACATGCCGCCGCCGCGGCTTGGCCAGCACACCGATGGCGTGCTTGCGGAACTGGGAGCGACCCGTGCAGAGATCGATCAGTGGCGATCGGCGGGCGTCATCGGCTGA
- a CDS encoding NAD(P)/FAD-dependent oxidoreductase, giving the protein MSYDAIIIGAGHNGLVCSYYLARKGLKVAILEAQGQVGGAAVTDEFLPGFRNSAASYTVSLLQPKVIRDMALERHGLKVVLRKIDNFLPGDGNYLLGGRNGLTRNEIVRHHAADGDAYDHYMAELETVVPLIQRWVLKAPPEAGGGLSALPSMLSLAKDLRGLSTNEVRTVHEYATKSAGDILDRHFKGDLAKALFGFDGVVGNFASPYTPGTAYVLLHHLFGEAAGVPGAWGHAIGGMGAITQAMAKAAREAGVDILLNTPAEEIIVERGKAVGVVAGGKAWRSGTVIAGVNPHLLFDKLVPPGAVPETVQRHMANWSCESATFRMNVALSELPRFTVLPNPGDHLTAGIIMAPSLDYMDRAFTDAKRDGLSKQPIIEMLLPSTLDASLAPKGKHVASLFCQHFRFNLPGGKSWDKVKEKVADQIIATVDSHAPGFAASIIGRQIHSPLDLERRFGLIGGDIFHGKMGLDQLFSARPMIGASNYRMPLPGLYLCGSGAHPGGGVTGAPGHNAAKAVLSDRKGLLSRLRRSA; this is encoded by the coding sequence GTGAGTTACGACGCGATCATTATCGGGGCCGGGCATAATGGCTTGGTCTGCAGCTACTACCTTGCCCGCAAGGGCCTCAAGGTCGCGATCCTTGAGGCGCAGGGGCAGGTGGGTGGCGCGGCCGTGACCGACGAGTTCCTGCCAGGCTTCCGTAACTCGGCCGCGAGCTACACGGTCAGTCTGCTGCAGCCGAAGGTCATCCGCGACATGGCGCTTGAGCGGCACGGGCTCAAAGTGGTGCTTCGCAAGATCGACAACTTCCTTCCTGGGGACGGCAATTATCTACTCGGCGGTCGAAATGGCCTCACCCGGAACGAGATCGTTCGCCACCATGCCGCGGACGGCGATGCCTACGACCACTACATGGCCGAGCTTGAGACGGTCGTCCCGCTCATCCAGCGCTGGGTCTTGAAGGCACCGCCAGAAGCGGGCGGGGGGCTCAGCGCACTGCCGTCGATGCTCAGCCTGGCGAAGGACCTGCGGGGCCTCAGCACGAACGAAGTTCGCACCGTCCACGAATATGCGACCAAGTCGGCTGGCGACATTCTCGATCGTCACTTCAAGGGTGACCTTGCCAAGGCCCTGTTTGGCTTCGACGGAGTGGTCGGAAACTTCGCATCGCCGTACACTCCTGGCACCGCCTATGTACTTCTCCACCATCTGTTCGGAGAAGCGGCGGGCGTGCCGGGCGCCTGGGGTCATGCCATCGGCGGCATGGGTGCGATCACTCAGGCGATGGCCAAAGCCGCGCGTGAGGCCGGTGTCGACATCCTGCTGAACACTCCCGCCGAAGAGATCATCGTCGAGCGTGGCAAGGCAGTGGGCGTGGTCGCGGGCGGAAAGGCGTGGCGCAGCGGTACTGTTATCGCGGGTGTCAATCCGCACTTGCTGTTCGACAAGCTTGTTCCCCCTGGCGCGGTGCCTGAGACAGTCCAACGCCACATGGCCAACTGGTCGTGCGAAAGCGCCACCTTCAGGATGAACGTCGCGCTGTCGGAGTTGCCGCGCTTCACCGTACTCCCCAATCCGGGCGACCATCTCACCGCCGGCATTATCATGGCACCAAGCCTCGATTATATGGACCGCGCCTTTACCGACGCGAAGCGTGACGGCTTGTCGAAGCAGCCGATCATCGAAATGCTGCTGCCTTCGACCCTTGATGCCAGCCTGGCGCCCAAGGGCAAGCATGTAGCCAGCCTCTTCTGCCAGCACTTCCGCTTCAACCTGCCTGGCGGAAAGAGCTGGGACAAGGTCAAGGAAAAGGTTGCGGACCAGATCATCGCGACCGTTGACAGTCACGCGCCTGGCTTCGCCGCGTCGATCATTGGACGTCAAATCCACTCTCCGCTCGACCTGGAGCGCCGCTTCGGACTGATCGGCGGTGATATCTTCCACGGCAAGATGGGCCTCGATCAGTTGTTCAGCGCACGTCCCATGATTGGCGCCTCAAACTATCGCATGCCGTTGCCCGGCCTTTACCTTTGCGGCTCTGGTGCCCACCCGGGGGGCGGCGTGACCGGCGCCCCCGGCCACAACGCCGCCAAGGCAGTCCTCAGCGACCGCAAGGGTCTTCTGAGCCGCCTCCGTCGGTCCGCATGA
- the gorA gene encoding glutathione-disulfide reductase: MSNFDFDLFIIGAGSGGVRAARIAGAYGARVAVAEEHRVGGTCVIRGCVPKKLLVYGSHFAEDLDDAAMFGWDVPEKRFDWAVLRDNVLGEVSRLEGLYGETLGNHDVQVFKDRAVITGPNQIRLGSGRTMTAGKILVAVGARPALPDVPGVEHAITSNEVFHLERMPRRVVIAGGGYIANEFAGIFHQFGAHVTLVNRSDTILRGYDEQIVDRLVKISIAKGIDMRFNSAFSAIDKQEDGSLICRMNGCDDIIADEVLFAIGRTPNTEGLGLQEAGVKLSDNGAIIVDDEYRSSVPTIFAVGDVTDRIQLTPVAIREGQAFADTQFGGKKIRVDYGCVPSSVFSHPPIAAVGLTEGQAKNRLGTVRTYTSDFRPMKNVLAGRNERSLYKLVVDDGSDEVVGVHLIGPDAPEIMQAAAIAVKARLKKADFDATVALHPTMAEELVLMR; this comes from the coding sequence GTGAGCAACTTCGATTTCGACCTGTTCATCATCGGCGCGGGTTCGGGCGGTGTTCGCGCTGCTCGTATCGCCGGTGCATATGGCGCTCGCGTGGCGGTGGCCGAGGAGCATCGGGTCGGCGGCACCTGCGTCATCCGCGGCTGCGTGCCCAAGAAGCTGCTCGTCTACGGCTCGCATTTCGCCGAGGACCTCGACGACGCCGCCATGTTCGGCTGGGACGTACCGGAGAAGCGCTTCGACTGGGCAGTGTTGCGCGACAATGTTCTGGGCGAGGTCTCCCGCCTTGAAGGGCTTTACGGCGAGACACTGGGTAATCACGACGTCCAGGTCTTCAAGGATCGGGCGGTCATCACCGGTCCAAACCAGATCCGACTTGGCAGCGGTCGCACGATGACAGCGGGCAAAATCCTGGTCGCGGTCGGCGCTCGTCCGGCACTGCCTGATGTTCCGGGCGTGGAGCATGCCATCACCTCCAACGAAGTCTTCCACCTGGAACGCATGCCCCGGCGCGTGGTCATCGCGGGCGGTGGATATATTGCCAACGAGTTTGCCGGTATTTTCCACCAGTTCGGGGCTCATGTCACGCTGGTGAACCGCTCCGACACGATCCTGCGCGGCTATGACGAGCAGATCGTCGATCGCCTAGTGAAGATCAGCATCGCCAAGGGCATCGACATGCGCTTCAACTCCGCTTTCTCGGCGATCGACAAGCAGGAGGACGGCAGCCTGATCTGCCGGATGAATGGCTGTGATGACATCATCGCCGACGAGGTACTGTTTGCCATCGGTCGTACGCCCAACACCGAGGGGCTCGGGCTTCAAGAAGCCGGCGTGAAGCTGAGCGACAATGGCGCCATCATCGTGGATGATGAATATCGCTCTTCGGTTCCGACCATCTTCGCCGTTGGCGACGTGACCGATCGCATCCAGCTGACGCCGGTCGCCATCCGGGAGGGCCAGGCCTTTGCCGACACTCAATTCGGCGGCAAGAAGATTCGCGTGGACTACGGCTGCGTCCCGTCGAGCGTCTTCTCGCACCCACCCATAGCTGCAGTCGGCCTCACCGAAGGTCAGGCGAAGAACCGCCTCGGCACGGTTCGCACCTACACCTCCGATTTCCGGCCGATGAAGAATGTGCTGGCGGGCCGAAACGAGCGCTCGCTATACAAGCTGGTCGTGGATGATGGCTCCGACGAGGTAGTCGGAGTGCATCTGATCGGCCCGGACGCCCCGGAGATCATGCAGGCTGCCGCGATCGCTGTGAAAGCGCGCTTGAAGAAGGCCGATTTCGACGCCACGGTCGCGCTGCATCCCACGATGGCCGAAGAGCTGGTGTTGATGCGCTAG
- the pgi gene encoding glucose-6-phosphate isomerase, whose protein sequence is MPQPASLPDLRQLFAEDPHRASSLSWQLGGMTFDWSKLHLTSEWLGTLQSQASDAGYGEAIDRLFAGEVINTTEGRAAEHLAERGSGSDDSVALATARHRRMFGLIDAVEAGAFGDVTGVLHIGIGGSALGPALLVDALGRRERRYKVRVVANIDGQALDEAISDLDPATTIVAIASKTFTTTETLRNADSAIAWLQENGVEDPFGRLIALTAAPQKAVEFGIDETRVLPFAESVGGRYSMWSSIGFPAALALGTEAFTQLLEGAALVDAHVREATPDANLPFIAAAADRLYAERYGAGTRAIFAYDERLRLLTPYLQQLVMESNGKSVSVQGEALHVPSSAILWGGTGTDAQHAVFQLLHQGTHLNPVEFIAVAQGADDQDAAHHRALLLNAFAQGAALMAGKESDDPHRRYSGNRPSATILLDHLDPQTIGALIAFYEHRTFAEAVLIGINPFDQFGVELGKSIASAIDDPEGREGFDPSTRALIEKAGL, encoded by the coding sequence ATGCCTCAGCCCGCGTCTCTCCCCGACCTACGTCAGCTGTTCGCCGAGGATCCGCACCGCGCGTCGAGTCTGAGCTGGCAGCTCGGCGGCATGACCTTCGACTGGTCGAAGCTGCATCTTACCTCGGAGTGGCTCGGCACCCTTCAGTCGCAGGCTTCGGATGCCGGCTACGGCGAGGCGATCGACCGGCTGTTCGCCGGAGAGGTGATCAATACGACCGAGGGCCGAGCAGCTGAGCATCTCGCCGAACGCGGCTCGGGCTCCGACGACTCGGTTGCACTCGCCACCGCCCGCCACCGCCGCATGTTCGGTCTGATCGACGCCGTCGAAGCCGGCGCCTTCGGCGACGTGACCGGAGTCCTGCACATCGGCATCGGCGGGTCGGCACTTGGCCCGGCTTTGCTGGTGGACGCACTTGGCCGCCGCGAACGGCGCTACAAGGTTCGGGTGGTCGCCAATATCGATGGCCAAGCCCTCGATGAGGCAATCTCCGACCTCGACCCCGCAACCACCATCGTAGCGATTGCGTCCAAGACCTTCACTACTACCGAAACGCTTCGAAATGCGGACTCGGCGATCGCCTGGTTGCAGGAAAATGGTGTCGAAGACCCTTTCGGACGCCTCATAGCACTGACCGCCGCACCTCAGAAAGCGGTCGAGTTCGGGATCGACGAAACCCGCGTTCTTCCCTTCGCCGAAAGCGTTGGCGGCCGCTACTCGATGTGGTCCTCTATCGGCTTTCCCGCCGCACTCGCCCTTGGCACGGAGGCATTCACGCAGTTGCTTGAGGGGGCGGCGCTGGTCGATGCGCATGTGCGGGAGGCGACACCGGACGCCAACCTGCCGTTCATCGCTGCCGCTGCCGACCGGCTTTATGCGGAGCGATATGGCGCCGGGACGCGGGCGATCTTCGCTTATGACGAGCGCCTTCGGCTGCTCACTCCATATCTCCAGCAGCTCGTGATGGAGTCGAATGGCAAGTCGGTCAGCGTTCAGGGCGAGGCGCTGCATGTGCCTAGTTCCGCCATCCTCTGGGGCGGCACCGGTACCGACGCACAACATGCGGTGTTCCAGTTGCTGCACCAGGGTACCCACCTGAACCCGGTAGAGTTCATCGCTGTCGCCCAAGGTGCCGACGACCAGGACGCGGCCCATCATCGTGCCCTGCTTCTCAACGCCTTCGCGCAAGGGGCGGCGCTGATGGCCGGCAAGGAGAGCGACGACCCGCACCGCCGCTACTCGGGCAACCGCCCGTCAGCGACCATCCTGCTTGACCATCTCGATCCGCAAACCATCGGGGCCTTGATCGCCTTCTACGAGCATCGCACCTTCGCCGAAGCCGTTCTGATAGGCATCAACCCCTTCGACCAGTTCGGAGTGGAGCTGGGGAAGAGCATCGCGAGCGCGATCGACGATCCGGAAGGGCGCGAAGGCTTTGATCCGTCAACGCGGGCACTGATCGAGAAGGCTGGACTGTGA
- the lepB gene encoding signal peptidase I, producing MSDIKADRREAGNGNWRSLLWLALFAWLLRSLVIAPFSIPSGSMLPGLYIGDYLIVAKWPYGYGRASFLFGFPPMQGKIFSRLPERGDVAVFQGPKGDDIIKRVIGLPGDTIATSDGVLILNGRAVPKAALGLLPVHLSPNSPCRTVPPKAPDVSGAECRYPAFRETLPNGRSYVVLDQVSNPLADDFGPVVVPQGTVFMMGDNRDDSADSRFSPAEGGMGFVPLDHLVGRALVTFWSTDGSAEWVKPWTWFSALRAQRIGELH from the coding sequence GTGAGCGATATCAAGGCCGACAGAAGAGAAGCAGGGAATGGGAACTGGCGCAGCCTCCTCTGGCTGGCGCTGTTCGCCTGGCTGCTGCGGAGCCTGGTCATCGCGCCCTTCAGCATACCCTCAGGGTCAATGCTTCCGGGCCTTTATATCGGCGATTATCTGATCGTCGCGAAATGGCCTTATGGCTATGGTCGGGCGAGCTTCCTGTTCGGCTTCCCTCCGATGCAAGGAAAGATCTTCTCGCGTCTTCCCGAGCGCGGTGACGTGGCCGTGTTCCAGGGTCCTAAGGGAGACGATATCATCAAGCGCGTGATCGGTCTGCCAGGCGATACGATCGCGACTAGCGACGGTGTGCTGATCTTAAATGGGCGGGCAGTACCGAAAGCCGCGCTGGGCCTGCTGCCCGTACACCTTTCGCCGAATTCTCCCTGCCGAACCGTGCCGCCCAAGGCCCCCGATGTCTCTGGTGCAGAGTGCAGGTACCCCGCTTTCCGTGAAACCTTGCCGAATGGCCGCAGCTATGTCGTGTTGGACCAGGTCAGTAACCCGCTAGCGGATGATTTCGGTCCGGTGGTGGTCCCGCAGGGCACCGTCTTCATGATGGGCGATAATCGGGATGACAGCGCGGACAGCCGCTTCTCGCCAGCCGAGGGGGGCATGGGATTCGTTCCGCTCGACCATCTGGTCGGCCGAGCGCTGGTGACTTTCTGGTCCACCGACGGCAGCGCGGAGTGGGTCAAGCCGTGGACCTGGTTCAGCGCACTTCGCGCACAGCGCATCGGCGAATTGCATTGA
- the rnc gene encoding ribonuclease III produces the protein MTGWLQQALGYAPRDLKLFERAITHGSAARESYERLEFLGDRVLGLTIARWLYERFPDEPEGQMSRRYNVLVARETCAEIGREIGVPAQIRLGKQAREDGAIGSDNVVGDVVEALLGALLLDGGLDRADAFIRRLWAPYLDSQKRAPQHPKSRLQEFAAAKGHRPPDYELVGRSGPHHAPTFKVKVSVRGLGEAEADGASKQDAETAAAAALMEKYL, from the coding sequence TTGACCGGCTGGCTCCAACAGGCGCTTGGGTATGCGCCTCGCGACCTCAAGCTGTTCGAACGAGCGATCACGCACGGCAGTGCGGCACGCGAAAGCTATGAACGGCTTGAATTCCTGGGTGATCGGGTTCTCGGGCTGACCATCGCCCGATGGCTATACGAGCGCTTTCCCGACGAGCCCGAAGGGCAGATGAGCCGGCGCTACAACGTGCTGGTGGCACGTGAGACCTGCGCAGAAATCGGCCGCGAAATCGGCGTGCCGGCGCAGATTCGCCTGGGCAAGCAGGCGCGCGAGGACGGCGCGATCGGAAGCGACAATGTCGTCGGCGATGTGGTGGAAGCGCTGCTTGGCGCGTTGCTGCTGGACGGAGGGCTCGATCGGGCCGACGCATTCATCCGCCGCCTCTGGGCCCCCTACCTCGACAGCCAGAAGAGGGCACCGCAACACCCCAAGTCGCGGCTACAGGAGTTCGCCGCTGCAAAGGGCCATCGACCACCCGACTACGAACTGGTCGGGCGTTCAGGCCCGCACCACGCGCCGACCTTCAAGGTAAAGGTCAGCGTTCGCGGGCTCGGCGAGGCGGAAGCGGATGGCGCTAGCAAGCAGGACGCCGAAACAGCCGCAGCGGCGGCATTGATGGAGAAATATTTGTGA
- the era gene encoding GTPase Era: MTERCGLVAVLGAPNAGKSTLVNALVGQKVAIVSPKAQTTRTRLMGIAIAGASQILLVDTPGIFAPRRRLDRAMVKAAWEGAEHADRVLLVVDSAAKLGARVEQVLEGVEQRPEPKVLVLNKVDLARKEELLGLAAQLSDRLRTEAVFMISATNGDGVQDLRDHLAAAMPQGPWHYPEDQLSDATDRMVAAELTREQLYLQLHAELPYSSAVETEKWEDRKDGSTVIHQQILVERDSQKAIIVGKGGSRLKEIGAAARAAIGEHLERKVHLFLHVKVNPRWDEDRGLYREIGLDWAD; this comes from the coding sequence GTGACGGAGCGCTGTGGGCTGGTCGCCGTCCTTGGGGCACCCAACGCCGGCAAGTCGACGCTGGTCAACGCGCTGGTTGGGCAGAAGGTCGCCATCGTCAGCCCCAAGGCGCAGACTACGCGAACCAGGCTGATGGGTATAGCCATTGCAGGCGCGAGCCAGATCCTGCTGGTGGACACACCGGGCATCTTCGCTCCTCGGCGGCGGCTTGATCGGGCGATGGTCAAGGCAGCCTGGGAAGGTGCCGAACATGCCGACCGGGTGCTCCTCGTGGTGGACAGCGCCGCCAAGCTTGGCGCGCGTGTCGAGCAAGTACTCGAAGGCGTCGAGCAGCGCCCGGAGCCGAAGGTGCTGGTGCTTAACAAGGTCGATCTTGCCCGCAAGGAGGAACTGCTCGGCTTGGCGGCGCAGCTGTCTGACCGGCTAAGGACCGAGGCCGTGTTCATGATCTCGGCGACTAATGGCGACGGGGTTCAAGATTTACGTGACCACCTTGCCGCGGCGATGCCGCAAGGCCCGTGGCACTACCCTGAAGACCAGCTTTCAGATGCCACCGACCGGATGGTCGCGGCCGAGTTGACCCGTGAGCAATTGTATCTGCAGCTACATGCGGAGCTGCCTTATTCGTCGGCGGTGGAAACGGAGAAGTGGGAGGACCGCAAGGACGGCTCAACCGTCATCCACCAACAGATTCTGGTTGAGCGCGACAGCCAGAAGGCCATCATCGTCGGCAAGGGAGGCTCGCGACTGAAGGAGATTGGCGCTGCCGCCCGGGCAGCGATTGGAGAGCACCTTGAGCGCAAGGTCCACCTCTTCCTCCACGTGAAGGTCAACCCGCGCTGGGATGAGGATCGGGGCCTTTATCGTGAAATAGGACTCGACTGGGCGGATTAG
- a CDS encoding NAD-dependent deacylase has protein sequence MVASAERNGGNLVILTGAGISADSGVPTFRAADGLWEGHRVEDVATPEAFDRNSALVHQFYDARRAHLDNVVPNAAHEALARLDAEWPGELLIITQNVDDLHERAGTKRLLHMHGELKSGWCRHCDGRTRWRGKMGVQAKCPACNAIGKVRPDIVWFGEMPYDMERIDAALQECDLFVSIGTSGAVYPAAGFVQTARYRGATCLELNLEPSAGSIFFDETRIGRAVDLVPAWVGEMVGS, from the coding sequence ATGGTTGCGTCAGCTGAACGAAACGGAGGCAACCTGGTCATCCTGACCGGCGCGGGGATCAGCGCCGATAGCGGCGTGCCAACATTTCGGGCCGCCGACGGCTTGTGGGAAGGCCATCGTGTCGAAGACGTCGCCACACCCGAAGCATTCGATCGCAATTCCGCCCTCGTTCACCAATTCTACGATGCCCGTCGCGCTCACCTGGACAATGTCGTGCCCAACGCAGCGCATGAGGCGCTGGCGCGGCTTGATGCCGAATGGCCCGGCGAGTTGCTCATCATCACCCAGAATGTTGACGACCTTCATGAGCGTGCGGGAACCAAGCGCTTGCTGCACATGCATGGCGAGCTGAAAAGCGGCTGGTGCCGACATTGCGATGGGCGCACTCGCTGGAGGGGAAAAATGGGCGTACAGGCGAAATGTCCGGCCTGCAACGCCATCGGGAAGGTCCGTCCCGACATCGTCTGGTTCGGCGAGATGCCGTACGACATGGAGCGGATCGACGCGGCCCTTCAGGAGTGCGACCTCTTCGTTTCCATCGGCACATCGGGAGCGGTCTACCCGGCAGCCGGCTTCGTCCAGACCGCCCGCTATCGTGGTGCGACCTGCCTTGAGCTCAATCTTGAGCCAAGTGCCGGCAGCATCTTCTTCGACGAGACGCGGATTGGGCGCGCCGTGGATTTGGTGCCGGCCTGGGTCGGTGAGATGGTGGGGTCCTAA